Genomic window (Rathayibacter sp. VKM Ac-2760):
GAAGACGGGGTACTCGAGCAGCACCAGCGCGTCGACGGGGTCGCCGTCGAGGCCGAGGGTGTTCTCGAAGTAGCCGTAGTCCGTCGGGTAGACGAAGGAGGTGAAGAGCACGCGGTCGAGGTAGACGCGACCGGTCTCGTGGTCGACCTCGTACTTGTTGCGGCTGCCCTTGGGGATCTCGACGACGACGTCGTATGCGGCCATGTTCGCTCCTTGAGTCGGTGGCGCCGGAGGCGGCGCATCGGCGGGTCGGACCGGTCGGGGAGCGCATGCAGACACGCACGCTCGCAGGCCGGATCGCTGGCCTAACGTTACTTGATGTGCCCGATCGCCCCCGCCTGACTCCCGCCGTCGCCGACATCCGGCGCGCCGTGCGCGCGAGCCTCGACGAGCTCGACCCGGGAGTCCTGGTGCTCGTCGCGCTGAGCGGCGGAGCCGACTCGCTGGCCCTCGCCGCGGCGGTCGCCTTCGAGGCCGAGCGCGGCGGTCGGCGGGCGGGCGCGGTGATCGTCGACCACGGACTGCAGCCGGAGTCGGCCGAGACGGCGCGCCGGGCCGCCGGGCAGGCGCACGCCCTGGGTCTCGCGCCCGTGCTGCGCGAGGTCGTCACCGTCGCGGCGGCCGGCGAGGGGCCGGAGGCGGCGGCGCACCGCGCGGTACCGCGCCTTCGACGACGCGGTGGCGGCGACCGGCGCCGCGGCGGTCCTCCTCGGGCACACCCTCGACGACCAGGCCGAGACGGTGCTCCTCGGTCTCGCCCGCGGCGCCGGGGCCGCGAGCCTGCACGGCATGGCGGCGGTGAGCGGGGTGCTGCGCCGTCCCCTCCTCGGCATCCGGCGCGCGAGCACCGTCGCGGCCTGCGCCGACGCCGGGCTGGAGCCGTGGAGCGACCCGCACAACGACGATCCGCGCTACACCCGCGTCCGGGTGCGCGGCACGGTGCTGCCGGTGCTCGAGGACGAGCTCGGCCCGGGGGTCGCGGAGGCGCTCGCCCGCACGGCCGATCAGCTCCGCGAGGACGGCGACGCCCTCGACGCGATGGCGCTCGACTGGGCGCTCGAGCTCGTCGGCCAGAACGACGACGGCCACGTCACCGTCGACGCCCGCGGCCTCGCCGCCGACCCGCCGGCGCTCCGCCAGCGGATCATCCGCCTCGTCGTGCAGAACGAGTTCGGCGTCGCCCTCTCCCGCTCCCAGACCCTCGCCGTCGCCGCCCTCGTCACCGACTGGCACGGCCAGAGGGGCGTCGACCTCCCCGGCGTCCGAGCCACCCGGGTATCCGCCACTCTCGTCTTCGCCCCGCGCTGACCCCGTGTGATCCCCCCCCCCCCGCCGCGAGATGCCACTTGTGCGCGCGACACGCCGCGAGAGGCGCGCACAAGTGGCATCTCGCGGAGGGGAGTGCGGGGTCGCCGCCCGTAGAGTGGCCGGGTGGAAGCAGCCGACATCGCCGACGACATCACCGAGGTCCTCTTCACCGAGGCCGAGATCCACGAGCGGATCCGCGACCTGGCCCGCGCCATCGAGCGCGACTACGCCGGCGAGAACCTGCTCATCGTCGGGGTGCTCCGCGGCGCCGTGATGGTGATGGCCGATCTCGCCCGCGAGCTCAAGCTCGACATCGTGATGGACTGGATGGCCGTCTCCTCCTACGGCAGCAGCACGAAGTCCTCCGGCGTGGTGCGGATCCTGAAGGACCTCGACACCGACATCACCGACCGCAAGGTGCTGATCGTCGAGGACATCATCGACTCGGGGCTCACCCTCTCCTGGCTGCAGGGCAACCTGCGCAGCCGCGGCGCCGAGTCGGTCGAGATCTGCGCGCTGTTCCGCAAGCCCCGGGCCGCCAAGGTCGAGGTCGACGTCGCCTACGTGGGCTTCGACATCCCGAACGACTTCGTCATCGGCTACGGGCTCGACTACGCCGAGCGCTACCGCAACCTCCGCGATGTCGCGATCCTGGCTCCCCACGTCTACGAGTAGCCCGGCGGCCGCGCGGGCGGAGGCGGCGCAGTCGAGCCTCGAGCGGCTCTTCGCGGTGCCGGTGCTCGGCTACCACATGAGCTATCCGACGTCGCTGCGCGCGGATCTCGAGTTCAACTACTGGTGGCTCGCGCACGCGATCGACGCCGCGGTCGACGCCTTCGAGCGCACCGGAGACGCGGAGCACCTCGAGCGCGCCGAGCGGATCCACCGCGCGATCCGGATCCGCAACGGCGGCCGGCTGGTCAACGGCTACTTCGACGACATGATGTGGCTCGGCGGAGCGCTCGCCCGCCTCGGCGAGGCGACGGGGGAGGGCCGCTGGCTCGACCGCGCCGACCGGCTCTGGCGCTTCGCCGTCGACCGAGGCTGGAATCTCCGGCACGGCGCGAGCCTCGCCTGGCGCCGTCGGCAGCTCGACTACAAGAACGCGCCGGCGAACGGTCCGTTCGCGATCCTCGGCGCGCGGCTGGAGCGCCTGCGCCCCGACGGCCGCGAGGAGCTCTCCCGCACCGCCTTCGACTGGCTGCACGTGCGACTGCGCGACGACGACACCGGCTTCGTCGCGGACGGGATCGGCCGCGAGGGCGGCTCGGCCCGCGACGACTGGGCGTTCAGCTACAACCACGGGGTCTACCTCGGCGCGGCGCTCGCGCTGCACCGGCTGCGCCCGGATCCGCGGCTGCTCGTGCACGCCTCCCGCACCGCCGACGACCTGCTCCGGCGCCTCGCGCCCGACGGCGTCTTCGTCGAGCAGGGTGCGGGGGACGGCGCGCTGTTCGGCGGCATCGCCTACCGGCACCTGGTCGATCTCGCGACGGCGGAGGGGGTCGATCCCGGGTCCGCCGAGCGGATCCGCGACTTCGTCACCGGCAGCGTCGACGCGCTGTGGCGGTCGAGCGCGCGTGGCGGCCTGCTGCTCGCCGGCCCGCGCTGGGACGCCCCGCCCACCCTGCCTGCGACCTTGTCGGCCGAGCTCGGCGCGGTCCTCGCGACGGAGGCGGCGGCGACGCTGGAGCGGCGCACGGTGCGGGACGGCCGGCGCGGCACAGCAGACTGAGACCGTGAGAGCCCCTTCCGACAGCCCCGTGGTCGCCGTCGTCATCAATCCGAGCAAGTTCGACGAGGTCGGCGCGGCGCAGGACGTGGTCGCCACGGTGGCCCGCCGGGCGGGCTGGAGCGAGCCGCTCTGGTTCGAGACCTGCGCCGACGACTCGGGCGCGGGAGCCGCGCACGCCGCTCTGGACTCGGGCGCCGATCTCGTCTGCGCGATGGGCGGCGACGGCACCGTGCGCGCGGTCGCGTCCGTGCTGCGCGGCACCTCCGTCCCCTACGGCCTCCTGCCGAGCGGCACCGGCAACCTGCTCGCCCGCAACCTCGGCATCCCGCTCGGCTCTCTGGCCGACGCGGTCGAGATCGCGCTGCTCGGGCAGGACCGCGCGATCGACGTGGGGACCGCGACCTTCGACGACGGCGAGGAGCGCGTGTTCATGGTGATGGGCGGCGTGGGCCTGGACGCCGAGATCATGGACAAGACCGACGACGAGCTGAAGAAGCGGGTCGGCTGGGGCGCGTACGTCGCGGCGGGCGCCGAGGTGATGTTCAAGGCCGGCTTCGAGGTGACGCTGACGATCGACGGGAAGCCGGAGCCGCCGACCCGCACCCTGATGGTGCTCGCCTGCAACTGCAGCTCGGTCGTCGCGAACATCGAGCTCGCTGCCGGCGCGGTGCTCGACGACGGCGATCTGGAGCTGGTGCTGCTGCGCCGGCGCTTCGGCCTCGCCCTCGACGTCGCGACGGGCAACCGCAACGGCCTGGCGTCGCTGCACCAGTGGCCCGGCCGCGAGTTCTCGTTCGAGCTCGACCAGCCGGTGCTCGCCGAGCTCGACGGCGACCCCGTCGGCCGCACCACGAGCGGGCGCTTCAGCGTCGACCCGGGCGCGCTGCTGGTGCGGCTGCCGGTGCCGACCCCGAAGAGCCCCGGCCTCACGCCGCACGGCGCCGTCGTCGTCGACACCACCGAGATCGCCACGATCCTCGCGGACCTGCCGGACGAGACGCCCGCCTGAGGCGCGGCGGAGCGGCGCCCCCGCGCTGATCGGGTAGCCCCGCCGGGGCGCCCCCCCTGCTGATCGGGTAGCCCCGTCGGGGCGCCCCCCCCCTTGCTGGTCGAGTAGCCCCGCAGGGGCGTATCGAGACCCACGACCGTCAGCGGTCCGCGCCTGTCGACCGGACTTCTGACGCCGGTGGTTCTCGATACGCCCGCCGCGCGGGCTGCTCGATCAGCAAGGTGGGGGCCTGCTGCGCGGGCTGCTCGATCAGCAAGGCGGGGGGCCTGCTGCGGGGGCTCCGGGATCAGCAGGTGCATTCCTTTACGGATGTAAGGTATCTTACGAACGTCAAGGAGTCGCGCCGCGCCTCCGACCCGGAGGAGATCACCGTGCCCGACCCGCGCCTCGCCCGCTCGCGCGACCAGCTCATCGCCGCGATCACCGCCGCGCTCGACCGGCCGGGTGACGACCAGCCCTCGATCACCGAGCTCTGCACCGCGGCCGGCGTCAGCCGCCCGACCTTCTACCAGCACTTCGGCGACGTGCCCTCGCTGCTCGAGGCCGCCGCGCTCGAGCGGATGCACGCCCTCTTCGCCGCCGTCACCCCGCCCGCCGCGGAGGACGACTGGGAGACCGCGGTGCCCCGCGTCGTCCGCGGGCTGCTCTCAGGCCTGCTCGAGCACGCCGACTTCTACCGCCGCGCGCTGAACGGCGGCACCGCCCGCTCGGTCCAGGAGTCGGTCGTCGCCTTCCTCGCGCAGCGGCTGCTGACCTTCTCGCCGCTCGCCGCCGCGTCGGCCGGAGCCGGAGCGGAAGCGGGCGACCGCGCGCGCGTCGAGCGCTTCGCCGTCCTCCTCGCCGCCGGGACCGTCTGGCTCGTCGTCGGCTGGCTGCTCGACGGCGACGCCCGCCGGCCCGTCTCCGCCGCCTCGGCCGACATCGCCGAGCTCCTCGTCACCGGAGTCGCCGCGCACCACCCCGCCGCCGCCGTCGCCACCGCTCCCGCTCCCGAGAAGTAGAAGGACCATGCCCGCCTCCGCCCCCCGCCGCTCCACCCCGCGCCTGCGCTCCGCGCTCCTGCGCCTGCGCTCCGTCTCCCCGCGCCTCGTCGTCGTCTTCTCCGCCGTCGCGCTCATCCCGCTGATCTACGCCGGCCTGCTCACCACGGCGAACCTCGACCCGACCCACCGCCTCGACTCCGTTCCCGCGGCGATCGTCAACGAGGACACCGGAGCGACCGCCGCCGACGGCTCCGCCCTCGCGCTCGGCGACGCGCTGACCGAGGAGCTGACATCGAGCACCTCCACCTCGAACTTCGACTGGACGCCGACCGACGCCGACGAGGCCGCGCGCGAGCTCGCCTCCGGTGCCGTCTCCGCTGTGCTGACCGTGCCCGCCGGCTTCTCGGCCGACGTCGCCTCGGTCGGCGGGGACGACCCGTTGGCTGCGACGGCGGCCACCCTGTCGATCGAGACGAACGACGGCGCGAACCTGATCGTCGGGAACATCGCGGCGACGATCGGCAGCACCGTCACGCAGACCCTGGAGAAGCAGGTCGGCGAGAGCTACCTGAAGAACGTCTACGTCGGATTCACCGACGTGCACGACAGCCTCGAGCTGGCCGCCGACGGCGCCACGCAGCTCGCCGACGGCGCGAGCACCGCGGCCGACGGCTCGAACCGGCTCGTCGTCGGCCTCGACCGGCTCCGGGACGGCACGGCGGAGCTCTCGACGGGCGCCGCCTCCCTCCGCTCCGGCGCCGACTCCGCCGCGGACGGAGCGGCGACCCTCTCCACCGGTCTGCAGCGGCTCGCGGACGAGACGGCGGCCCTGCCGTCCTCGGCGGCGGCGCTCGACTCCGGCGCGCAGTCGGTCGCCGCCGGGGCGGAGACCCTCGACGGCGGAGCGGCCGGCCTGGCGACCGGCGCCGCGACCCTCGCCACCGGCACGGCCGCGCTCGATGCCGGAGCCGCCAGCGCCGCGGCCGGCGCGCAGTCCCTGACCGTCGGCGCCTCCTCGGCCGCCGACGGCACGGCGACGGCGCTCGGAGCGGCGACCCGGCTCGCCGACGGCTCGGCGGCCCTCGCCGCGAGCACCCCGGCCCTCGCCTCCGGAGCGGCGACCGTCGACACCGGACTGCAGGCGCTGATCGCGCAGTACCCGACCCTCAGCGACACCCAGCGCCTCGCGCTCCTCACCGAGCTGCAGGCCGGATCCGCGCAGGTCGCAGCCGGAGCGACCGCCGCCGATCAGGGCGCGCAGTCCCTCGCCGCCGGCTCGTCGGCACTCGTCGGCGACTCCTCGGGCGGGCTGACCGCGCTCGCCGCGGGCACAGCGGCGGTCGCCACCGGTGCGGCCGACCTGACGACCGGCACGAAGTCCCTCGCCTCCGGCGCCGCCTCGGCCGACGCCGGGGCGCAGTCCCTGGCGACCGGCGCGCAGTCCCTCGCCGCCGGGGCGGCCACGCTCG
Coding sequences:
- the hpt gene encoding hypoxanthine phosphoribosyltransferase — encoded protein: MEAADIADDITEVLFTEAEIHERIRDLARAIERDYAGENLLIVGVLRGAVMVMADLARELKLDIVMDWMAVSSYGSSTKSSGVVRILKDLDTDITDRKVLIVEDIIDSGLTLSWLQGNLRSRGAESVEICALFRKPRAAKVEVDVAYVGFDIPNDFVIGYGLDYAERYRNLRDVAILAPHVYE
- a CDS encoding glycoside hydrolase family 76 protein, which encodes MSRSWLPTSTSSPAAARAEAAQSSLERLFAVPVLGYHMSYPTSLRADLEFNYWWLAHAIDAAVDAFERTGDAEHLERAERIHRAIRIRNGGRLVNGYFDDMMWLGGALARLGEATGEGRWLDRADRLWRFAVDRGWNLRHGASLAWRRRQLDYKNAPANGPFAILGARLERLRPDGREELSRTAFDWLHVRLRDDDTGFVADGIGREGGSARDDWAFSYNHGVYLGAALALHRLRPDPRLLVHASRTADDLLRRLAPDGVFVEQGAGDGALFGGIAYRHLVDLATAEGVDPGSAERIRDFVTGSVDALWRSSARGGLLLAGPRWDAPPTLPATLSAELGAVLATEAAATLERRTVRDGRRGTAD
- a CDS encoding diacylglycerol kinase family protein, with the protein product MRAPSDSPVVAVVINPSKFDEVGAAQDVVATVARRAGWSEPLWFETCADDSGAGAAHAALDSGADLVCAMGGDGTVRAVASVLRGTSVPYGLLPSGTGNLLARNLGIPLGSLADAVEIALLGQDRAIDVGTATFDDGEERVFMVMGGVGLDAEIMDKTDDELKKRVGWGAYVAAGAEVMFKAGFEVTLTIDGKPEPPTRTLMVLACNCSSVVANIELAAGAVLDDGDLELVLLRRRFGLALDVATGNRNGLASLHQWPGREFSFELDQPVLAELDGDPVGRTTSGRFSVDPGALLVRLPVPTPKSPGLTPHGAVVVDTTEIATILADLPDETPA
- a CDS encoding TetR/AcrR family transcriptional regulator, which gives rise to MHSFTDVRYLTNVKESRRASDPEEITVPDPRLARSRDQLIAAITAALDRPGDDQPSITELCTAAGVSRPTFYQHFGDVPSLLEAAALERMHALFAAVTPPAAEDDWETAVPRVVRGLLSGLLEHADFYRRALNGGTARSVQESVVAFLAQRLLTFSPLAAASAGAGAEAGDRARVERFAVLLAAGTVWLVVGWLLDGDARRPVSAASADIAELLVTGVAAHHPAAAVATAPAPEK
- a CDS encoding YhgE/Pip domain-containing protein, which translates into the protein MPASAPRRSTPRLRSALLRLRSVSPRLVVVFSAVALIPLIYAGLLTTANLDPTHRLDSVPAAIVNEDTGATAADGSALALGDALTEELTSSTSTSNFDWTPTDADEAARELASGAVSAVLTVPAGFSADVASVGGDDPLAATAATLSIETNDGANLIVGNIAATIGSTVTQTLEKQVGESYLKNVYVGFTDVHDSLELAADGATQLADGASTAADGSNRLVVGLDRLRDGTAELSTGAASLRSGADSAADGAATLSTGLQRLADETAALPSSAAALDSGAQSVAAGAETLDGGAAGLATGAATLATGTAALDAGAASAAAGAQSLTVGASSAADGTATALGAATRLADGSAALAASTPALASGAATVDTGLQALIAQYPTLSDTQRLALLTELQAGSAQVAAGATAADQGAQSLAAGSSALVGDSSGGLTALAAGTAAVATGAADLTTGTKSLASGAASADAGAQSLATGAQSLAAGAATLDSGRRRSRPAPAPSPAASARSPTASAARPPGRARSPPGTASLAAGSGALAGGAADAAQGSADAATGAGSLDSGIDSLATGSETLSGNLADGAADVPSYTDDEADSLSAVAAAPVSLDTERLNRVSGYGSGLAPYFLGLALWVGALAFYLMSAPLSERLLAARRPAWRIALRSYLPGAVMAVAQGVLAALMLRFGVGVDMAHFPALVGIAVLTSLTFVAINQALIALLDAPGRFLALLLMVVQLSSAGGTYPIETAPAFFQIVHGVLPLTYSVEAFRSLIAGGGIGVANAVLVLSLWLLGALAVTVLAAARRRRGLAPALRDPEPLLETA